A stretch of Camelina sativa cultivar DH55 chromosome 18, Cs, whole genome shotgun sequence DNA encodes these proteins:
- the LOC104760944 gene encoding xylulose kinase-like, with product MADLSLPPDSFFLGFDSSTQSLKATVLDSDLNIIKTELVHFDSDLPHYKTKDGVYRDTTVNGRIVSPTLMWVEALDLILQKLSSDSDFDFSKVIAVSGSGQQHGSVYWSKGSSEVLRSLDSKRSLKEQLENVFSVKESPIWMDSSTTMQCKEIENAVGGAMELSQITGSRAYERFTGPQIRKIFMTQGDTYKSTERISLVSSFMASLLIGDYASIDETDGAGMNLMDVKRRCWSKAALEATATGLEEKLGKLAPAYATAGSISKYFVERFGFAKNCVVVQWSGDNPNSLAGLTLSTPGDLAISLGTSDTVFGISKEHQPCLEGHVFPNPVDPESYMVMLVYKNASLTREEIRDRCAEGSWDVFNKYLQQTQPLNNGKLGFYYTENEILPPLPVGSHRYILENFSGESLNGVKEREVDEFDPPTEVRALIEGQFLSKRAHTERFGMPSPPIRIIATGGASANENILSLISAIFGCDVYTVQRPDSASLGAALRAAHGWLCNKKGSFVPISNLYEGKLEKTSLNCKLKVKAGDANVASTYGLLMTKRMEIENKLVEKLGHF from the exons ATGGCGgatctctctcttcctcccGATTCCTTCTTCCTCGGCTTCGACAGCTCTACCCA GTCTTTGAAAGCAACTGTGTTGGACTCAGACCTAAACATTATCAAAACCGAACTCGTTCATTTCGATTCTGATCTTCCTCATTACAAAACCAAAGACGGTGTTTACAGAGACACTACCGTCAACGGTAGAATCGTCTCCCCAACTCTCATGTGGGTGGAAGCGCTTGATCTCATTCTCCAGAAGCTCTCCTCTGATTCCGATTTCGATTTCAGTAAGGTCATTGCTGTTTCAGGTAGCGGCCAACAACACGGTAGTGTGTATTGGTCTAAAGGTAGTTCTGAGGTATTGAGATCTTTGGATTCAAAGAGATCTTTGAAAGAACAGCTCGAAAACGTTTTTTCGGTTAAGGAATCGCCTATATGGATGGATAGTAGTACTACGATGCAGTGTAAAGAGATTGAGAATGCTGTGGGTGGAGCTATGGAGCTGTCTCAGATCACGGGGTCTCGTGCTTATGAGCGGTTCACTGGTCCGCAGATACGGAAGATTTTTATGACTCAGGGGGATACGTATAAGAGCACTGAGCGGATTTCGCTTGTTAGCTCTTTTATGGCGTCTTTGTTGATTGGTGATTATGCTTCCATTGATGAAACTGATGGAGCTGGGATGAATTTGATGGATGTAAAGAGAAGATGCTGGTCTAAAGCTGCTTTAGAG GCTACAGCTACAGGTTTGGAGGAAAAACTTGGGAAGTTAGCACCAGCTTATGCTACTGCTGGTTCCATTTCTAAGTATTTTGTTGAGAG GTTCGGTTTTGCAAAGAACTGTGTGGTTGTGCAGTGGTCAGGAGATAATCCTAATAGCTTGGCAG GTCTAACTCTTAGTACTCCTGGAGATCTGGCGATCAGTCTTGGGACCAGTGACACG GTATTTGGGATTAGCAAAGAACATCAACCCTGTCTTGAGGGTCATGTGTTCCCTAATCCTGTGGACCCTGAGAGTTATATGGTAATGTTGGTTTACAAGAATGCTTCTCTCACCCGTGAAG AAATTCGTGACCGTTGTGCTGAGGGATCTTGGGATgtttttaacaagtatttgcaGCAAACACAGCCACTAAACA ATGGAAAACTCGGCTTCTACTACACTGAAAATGAAATTCTCCCACCACTCCCCG TTGGCTCCCATCGTTACATTCTTGAGAACTTCTCTGGTGAATCTCTTAATGGTGTGAAAGAACGAGAGGTCGATGAGTTCGACCCTCCCACAGAG GTAAGGGCATTGATCGAAGGTCAGTTTCTTTCAAAACGGGCTCATACTGAGAGATTTGGTATGCCTTCCCCTCCGATCCGAATAATAGCGACAGGAGGTGCATCCGCTAATGAGAACATCTTGAGTTTGATCTCAGCAATCTTTGGATGTGATGTATATACTGTGCAAAGACCTG ATTCAGCATCACTAGGAGCTGCACTGAGAGCTGCTCATGGCTGGCTCTGCAACAAAAAAGGAAGCTTTGTGCCAATCTCAAATCTCTACGAAGGGAAATTGGAGAAGACATCTCTGAACTGCAAGCTCAAGGTAAAAGCAGGAGACGCAAACGTGGCTTCCACCTACGGTCTGTTGATGACTAAGAGGATGGAAATAGAGAATAAGCTTGTGGAGAAGTTAGGCCActtctga
- the LOC104760946 gene encoding receptor-like protein kinase HSL1 isoform X1, which yields MHLNFFTFCVLFFFFFFCFSNNQSWGLMSSNQQPKFFKLMKNSLFGDALSSWNVSDDVGTNYCDFIGVRCDGQGLVTDLDLSGWSLSGVFPDGICSYFPNLRVLRLSRNHLNSSSSFLSTIPSCSLLRELNMSSLYLKGTLPDFSSMKALRVIDMSWNHFTGSFPFSIFNLTDLEYLNFNENPELDLWTLPDSVSKLTKLTHMLLMTCMLHGNIPRSIGNLSSLVDLELSGNFLSGEIPKEIGNLSNLRQLELYYNYHLTGSIPEEIGKLKNLTDIDISVSRLTGSIPDSICSLPKLRVLQLYNNSLTGEIPKSLGNSRTLKILSLYDNYLTGELPPNLGSSSPMIALDVSENRLSGPLPAHVCKSGKLLYFLVLQNRFSGSIPETYGNCKTLIRFRVASNCLVGTIPQGVMSLPHVSIIDLAYNSLFGPIPNAIGGAWNLSELFMQGNRISGVMPHEISHATNLVKLDLSNNQLSGPIPSEIGRLRKLNLLVLQGNRLDSSIPESLSNLRSLNVLDLSSNLLTGRIPEDLSELLPTSINFSNNRLSGPIPVSLIRGGLVESFSDNPNLCVPPTAGSSDLKFPMCQEPRGKKKLSSIWAILVSVFILVLGCIMFYLRQRMSKNRAVIEQDETLASSYFSYDVKSFHRISFDQREILESLVDKNIVGHGGSGTVYRVELKSGEVVAVKKLWSQSSKDSASEDKMHLNKELKTEVETLGSIRHKNIVKLFSYFSSLDCSLLVYEYMPNGNLWDALHKGFVHLEWRTRHQIAVGVAQGLAYLHHDLSPPIIHRDIKSTNILLDVNYQPKVADFGIAKVLQARGKDSTTTVMAGTYGYLAPEYAYSSKATIKCDVYSFGVVLMELITGKKPVDSCFGENKNIVNWVSTKIDTKEGLMETLDKRLAESSRADMINALRVAIRCTSRTPTIRPTMNEVVQLLIDAAPQGGPDMTSKSTTKIKDLVLSSDHLTQTRL from the exons ATGCATCTCAACTTTTTCACCTTttgtgttctcttcttcttcttcttcttttgcttcagcAATAACCAATCATGGGGATTGATGAGTTCGAACCAACAACCTAAGTTCTTTAAACTCATGAAAAACTCTCTCTTCGGCGACGCTTTGTCCTCTTGGAATGTTTCTGACGACGTTGGTACTAACTATTGTGACTTCATCGGAGTAAGATGTGACGGTCAAGGACTCGTAACTGATCTTGACCTTTCCGGTTGGTCGCTCTCCGGGGTTTTCCCAGATGGGATTTGCTCTTACTTCCCAAACCTTCGTGTTCTACGTCTCTCTCGCAACCATCTCAACAGCAGCAGTAGCTTCCTTAGCACCATCCCTAGCTGTTCTCTGCTTCGAGAGCTAAACATGAGCTCTCTTTATCTCAAAGGAACTCTCCCTGATTTCTCATCAATGAAAGCTTTAAGAGTCATCGACATGTCTTGGAACCACTTCACCGGTAGCTTCCCTTTCTCGATTTTCAATCTCACTGATCTAGAGTATCTCAACTTCAATGAGAATCCAGAGCTCGACCTCTGGACTCTACCTGATTCTGTCTCTAAGCTCACGAAGCTCACACACATGCTCCTGATGACGTGTATGCTCCATGGTAACATCCCAAGATCCATTGGTAACTTGAGTTCTCTTGTTGATCTTGAACTTAGCGGAAACTTTCTCTCCGGTGAGATTCCAAAAGAAATTGGGAACCTTTCCAACCTAAGGCAGCTTGAGCTTTACTACAACTATCACTTAACCGGGAGTATACCAGAGGAAATCGGTAAACTCAAGAACCTTACGGATATTGATATCTCGGTTAGTAGATTAACCGGAAGCATACCGGATTCAATCTGTAGTCTTCCGAAACTACGAGTGCTTCAGCTCTACAACAACAGTTTGACTGGTGAGATTCCCAAGTCACTTGGAAACTCAAGAACCTTGAAAATATTGTCTCTCTACGACAACTACTTAACCGGTGAACTCCCGCCAAATCTCGGATCTTCCTCGCCTATGATCGCTCTTGATGTCTCGGAGAATCGCCTCTCAGGTCCTCTTCCGGCTCATGTTTGCAAATCCGGTAAGCTTTTGTACTTTCTTGTCCTACAAAACCGTTTCTCTGGTTCAATCCCTGAGACTTATGGGAACTGCAAGACCCTCATACGGTTCCGTGTTGCGAGCAACTGCCTCGTGGGAACCATACCACAAGGAGTTATGTCTCTGCCTCATGTCTCCATCATCGACTTGGCTTACAACTCCTTGTTCGGTCCAATACCTAACGCTATTGGAGGCGCTTGGAATTTGTCAGAGCTGTTTATGCAGGGTAACAGAATCTCCGGTGTTATGCCTCAcgagatctctcatgccaccaATCTTGTGAAGCTTGATCTCAGTAACAATCAATTGTCTGGTCCAATACCTTCAGAAATCGGAAGACTGAGGAAACTGAACTTACTTGTGCTGCAAGGCAACCGTCTTGACTCTTCCATACCTGAATCGCTTTCTAATCTCAGATCTCTCAACGTTCTAGATCTTTCCAGTAATCTTCTTACCGGAAGAATCCCTGAAGACCTCTCTGAGTTGCTCCCAACCTCGATAAATTTCTCCAACAACCGGCTCTCTGGTCCCATCCCTGTCTCATTAATAAGAGGAGGTCTTGTAGAAAGCTTTTCGGATAACCCTAATCTCTGTGTTCCTCCAACTGCTGGTTCATCGGATTTGAAGTTTCCAATGTGTCAAGAGCCTCGcgggaagaagaagctgagctCCATATGGGCAATCCTTGTCTCAGTCTTCATCCTAGTCCTAGGGTGCATCATGTTTTACTTGAGACAACGGATGAGTAAAAACAGAGCAGTGATAGAGCAAGACGAGACCTTAGCATCTTCTTACTTCTCTTACGACGTTAAGAGTTTCCACCGCATAAGTTTCGACCAAAGGGAGATTCTCGAATCTCTTGTCGACAAGAACATAGTAGGTCATGGTGGTTCGGGTACTGTCTACAGAGTAGAGCTTAAATCCGGGGAAGTAGTTGCGGTGAAGAAACTATGGAGCCAAAGCAGCAAAGACTCAGCTTCCGAAGACAAAATGCATTTGAACAAGGAGTTGAAAACCGAAGTTGAGACCCTCGGGAGCATTCGCCATAAGAACATTGTGAAACTCTTCAGCTATTTCTCAAGTTTGGATTGTAGTCTTCTGGTGTACGAGTACATGCCTAATGGTAACTTATGGGACGCTCTTCACAAAGGCTTTGTTCATCTCGAGTGGCGTACTCGTCATCAAATCGCGGTCGGAGTAGCTCAAGGATTGGCTTACCTTCACCATGATCTCTCACCACCGATCATTCATCGCGACATCAAATCGACAAACATCTTATTGGATGTAAACTATCAGCCTAAAGTTGCTGATTTTGGCATTGCAAAAGTGTTACAAGCTAGAGGGAAAGATTCAACCACGACAGTTATGGCTGGCACCTATGGTTACTTGGCCCCAG AATATGCGTACTCATCCAAAGCAACGATCAAATGCGACGTGTACAGTTTCGGGGTTGTGTTAATGGAGCTCATCACAGGGAAGAAACCGGTGGATTCGTGTTTCGGGGAGAACAAAAACATAGTGAACTGGGTGTCAACAAAGATTGACACAAAAGAAGGATTGATGGAGACACTAGACAAGAGATTAGCCGAATCATCGAGAGCCGATATGATAAATGCCTTGCGTGTGGCTATCCGTTGTACCAGCAGAACTCCAACAATCCGTCCTACCATGAACGAAGTCGTCCAGCTTCTCATCGACGCAGCGCCTCAAGGAGGACCTGACATGACCTCTAAATCCACAACAAAGATTAAAGATTTAGTACTATCATCAGATCATCTCACACAAACAAGACTCTAG
- the LOC104760946 gene encoding receptor-like protein kinase HSL1 isoform X2, with amino-acid sequence MHLNFFTFCVLFFFFFFCFSNNQSWGLMSSNQQPKFFKLMKNSLFGDALSSWNVSDDVGTNYCDFIGVRCDGQGLVTDLDLSGWSLSGVFPDGICSYFPNLRVLRLSRNHLNSSSSFLSTIPSCSLLRELNMSSLYLKGTLPDFSSMKALRVIDMSWNHFTGSFPFSIFNLTDLEYLNFNENPELDLWTLPDSVSKLTKLTHMLLMTCMLHGNIPRSIGNLSSLVDLELSGNFLSGEIPKEIGNLSNLRQLELYYNYHLTGSIPEEIGKLKNLTDIDISVSRLTGSIPDSICSLPKLRVLQLYNNSLTGEIPKSLGNSRTLKILSLYDNYLTGELPPNLGSSSPMIALDVSENRLSGPLPAHVCKSGKLLYFLVLQNRFSGSIPETYGNCKTLIRFRVASNCLVGTIPQGVMSLPHVSIIDLAYNSLFGPIPNAIGGAWNLSELFMQGNRISGVMPHEISHATNLVKLDLSNNQLSGPIPSEIGRLRKLNLLVLQGNRLDSSIPESLSNLRSLNVLDLSSNLLTGRIPEDLSELLPTSINFSNNRLSGPIPVSLIRGGLVESFSDNPNLCVPPTAGSSDLKFPMCQEPRGKKKLRSIWAILVSVFILVLGGIMFYLRQRMSKNRAVIEQDETLASSYFSYDVKSFHRISFDQREILEALVDKNIVGHGGSGTVYRVELKSGEVVAVKKLWSQSSKDSASEDKMHLNKELKTEVETLGSIRHKNIVKLFSYFSSLDCSLLVYEYMPNGNLWDALHKGFVHLEWRTRHQIAVGVAQGLAYLHHDLSPPIIHRDIKSTNILLDVNYQPKVADFGIAKVLQARGKDSTTTVMAGTYGYLAPEYAYSSKATIKCDVYSFGVVLMELITGKKPVDSCFGENKNIVNWVSTKIDTKEGLIETLDKRLAESSRADMINALRVAIRCTSRTPTIRPTMNEVVQLLIDAAPQGGPDMTSKSTTKIKDLVLSSDHLTQTRL; translated from the exons ATGCATCTCAACTTTTTCACCTTttgtgttctcttcttcttcttcttcttttgcttcagcAATAACCAATCATGGGGATTGATGAGTTCGAACCAACAACCTAAGTTCTTTAAACTCATGAAAAACTCTCTCTTCGGCGACGCTTTGTCCTCTTGGAATGTTTCTGACGACGTTGGTACTAACTATTGTGACTTCATCGGAGTAAGATGTGACGGTCAAGGACTCGTAACTGATCTTGACCTTTCCGGTTGGTCGCTCTCCGGGGTTTTCCCAGATGGGATTTGCTCTTACTTCCCAAACCTTCGTGTTCTACGTCTCTCTCGCAACCATCTCAACAGCAGCAGTAGCTTCCTTAGCACCATCCCTAGCTGTTCTCTGCTTCGAGAGCTAAACATGAGCTCTCTTTATCTCAAAGGAACTCTCCCTGATTTCTCATCAATGAAAGCTTTAAGAGTCATCGACATGTCTTGGAACCACTTCACCGGTAGCTTCCCTTTCTCGATTTTCAATCTCACTGATCTAGAGTATCTCAACTTCAATGAGAATCCAGAGCTCGACCTCTGGACTCTACCTGATTCTGTCTCTAAGCTCACGAAGCTCACACACATGCTCCTGATGACGTGTATGCTCCATGGTAACATCCCAAGATCCATTGGTAACTTGAGTTCTCTTGTTGATCTTGAACTTAGCGGAAACTTTCTCTCCGGTGAGATTCCAAAAGAAATTGGGAACCTTTCCAACCTAAGGCAGCTTGAGCTTTACTACAACTATCACTTAACCGGGAGTATACCAGAGGAAATCGGTAAACTCAAGAACCTTACGGATATTGATATCTCGGTTAGTAGATTAACCGGAAGCATACCGGATTCAATCTGTAGTCTTCCGAAACTACGAGTGCTTCAGCTCTACAACAACAGTTTGACTGGTGAGATTCCCAAGTCACTTGGAAACTCAAGAACCTTGAAAATATTGTCTCTCTACGACAACTACTTAACCGGTGAACTCCCGCCAAATCTCGGATCTTCCTCGCCTATGATCGCTCTTGATGTCTCGGAGAATCGCCTCTCAGGTCCTCTTCCGGCTCATGTTTGCAAATCCGGTAAGCTTTTGTACTTTCTTGTCCTACAAAACCGTTTCTCTGGTTCAATCCCTGAGACTTATGGGAACTGCAAGACCCTCATACGGTTCCGTGTTGCGAGCAACTGCCTCGTGGGAACCATACCACAAGGAGTTATGTCTCTGCCTCATGTCTCCATCATCGACTTGGCTTACAACTCCTTGTTCGGTCCAATACCTAACGCTATTGGAGGCGCTTGGAATTTGTCAGAGCTGTTTATGCAGGGTAACAGAATCTCCGGTGTTATGCCTCAcgagatctctcatgccaccaATCTTGTGAAGCTTGATCTCAGTAACAATCAATTGTCTGGTCCAATACCTTCAGAAATCGGAAGACTGAGGAAACTGAACTTACTTGTGCTGCAAGGCAACCGTCTTGACTCTTCCATACCTGAATCGCTTTCTAATCTCAGATCTCTCAACGTTCTAGATCTTTCCAGTAATCTTCTTACCGGAAGAATCCCTGAAGACCTCTCTGAGTTGCTCCCAACCTCGATAAATTTCTCCAACAACCGGCTCTCTGGTCCCATCCCTGTCTCATTAATAAGAGGAGGTCTTGTAGAAAGCTTTTCGGATAACCCTAATCTCTGTGTTCCTCCAACTGCTG GTTCATCGGATTTGAAGTTTCCAATGTGTCAAGAGCCTCGCGGCAAGAAGAAGCTGAGATCCATCTGGGCAATCCTTGTCTCAGTCTTCATCCTAGTCCTAGGGGGCATCATGTTTTACTTGAGACAACGGATGAGTAAAAACAGAGCTGTGATAGAGCAAGACGAGACCTTAGCATCTTCTTACTTCTCTTACGACGTCAAGAGTTTCCACCGCATAAGTTTCGACCAAAGGGAGATTCTCGAAGCTCTCGTCGACAAGAACATAGTAGGTCATGGTGGTTCGGGTACGGTCTACAGAGTAGAGCTTAAATCCGGAGAAGTAGTTGCGGTGAAGAAATTATGGAGCCAAAGCAGCAAAGACTCAGCTTCTGAAGACAAAATGCATTTGAACAAGGAGCTGAAAACCGAAGTTGAGACCCTCGGGAGCATTCGCCATAAGAACATCGTGAAACTCTTCAGCTATTTCTCAAGTTTGGATTGTAGTCTTTTGGTGTACGAGTACATGCCTAATGGTAACTTATGGGACGCTCTTCACAAAGGCTTTGTTCATCTCGAGTGGCGTACTCGTCATCAAATTGCGGTCGGAGTAGCTCAAGGATTGGCATACCTTCACCATGATCTCTCACCGCCAATCATTCATCGTGACATCAAATCCACAAACATCTTGTTGGATGTAAACTATCAGCCTAAAGTTGCTGATTTTGGCATTGCAAAGGTGTTACAGGCTAGAGGAAAAGATTCAACCACAACCGTTATGGCTGGCACCTATGGTTACTTGGCCCCAG AATATGCGTACTCATCCAAAGCAACGATCAAGTGCGACGTATACAGTTTCGGGGTTGTGTTAATGGAGCTCATCACAGGGAAAAAACCGGTGGATTCATGTTTCGGGGAGAACAAAAACATAGTGAACTGGGTGTCAACAAAGATTGACACAAAAGAAGGATTGATTGAGACACTAGACAAAAGATTAGCCGAATCATCGAGAGCCGATATGATCAACGCCTTGCGTGTGGCTATCCGTTGTACCAGCAGAACTCCAACAATCCGTCCTACCATGAACGAAGTCGTCCAGCTTCTCATCGACGCAGCGCCTCAAGGAGGACCTGACATGACCTCTAAATCCACAACAAAGATTAAAGATTTAGTACTATCATCAGATCATCTCACACAAACAAGACTCTAG
- the LOC104760947 gene encoding uncharacterized protein LOC104760947 yields the protein MGTGWRRAFCTTAPRNSDAAAPDLDKNHSGYNLTPSPSPRSCVKLAFLSGGSNPSTPRLSSSPGLRCRTNDAETPMAEQIPTPRLATKSPRLSLAASSNPSSPRSPLKLSLFRNSFKFRSSCGICLNSVKTGQGTAKYTAECSHAFHFPCIADYVRKHGKLVCPVCSSIWKDASLLAPHKNATESPLDDSVVVQEKRVVVASSPRAKPRLKQSDYSRFYDDDEPLLSPRFVPIPEADENCGGEEDDDVAQFKGFVVDPNPSFAVKTHEIPASGRDFGNVQVSLLPEAAVVSVGCGYETRAVALTVKAPPPLGGGVGRRLLDPSQRAPVDLVVVVDVGGTMNGAKLQMVKRAMRLVIASLGCADRLSIVAIVTTAPKRLLPLKRMTEHGKRSAGSVVDGLLCGQVSNTSDALKKASRVLEDRRERNPVASIVLLSDGQGQSSKVHTNQRSTIAHVGSTRFAHIEIPVTEHGFGESGGCSNAPAEEAFAKCIGGLLSVVVQDLRIQIRVGSGSGPCEISAVYLCNGRPTLVSSGSGSVRLGDLYAGEERELLMELRVPSTATRANQVLSVRGLYKDPSTQEVVYGRDQSLRVPQAVRSSSSPRIERLRSLFIATRAVAESRRLVEYGECTSAHHLLTSARALLGHSGTAEAAEYIKVVEAELVEVQWRGQQLMEYQSQHQQQHIQRRRGSERETNRTMMLMDENGEPLTPASAWRAAEKLAKLAMMKKSDLHGFENARF from the exons ATGGGTACTGGTTGGCGACGAGCATTTTGCACCACCGCTCCTAGAAACAGCGACGCAGCAGCGCCGGATCTTGACAAGAACCACTCCGGCTATAATCTTACCCCAAGTCCTAGCCCAAGAAGCTGCGTGAAGCTAGCTTTTCTCTCTGGTGGAAGTAATCCTTCGACTCCCCGACTGAGTTCTAGTCCTGGCCTACGTTGTCGGACCAACGATGCCGAGACTCCCATGGCGGAACAAATCCCGACGCCAAGATTGGCTACAAAGAGTCCAAGATTGTCTTTGGCCGCTAGCTCGAACCCTTCATCGCCTCGCTCGCCGTTAAAGCTTTCTCTATTTCGTAACAGCTTCAAATTCAGA aGTAGTTGTGGGATATGTTTGAACAGCGTGAAAACAGGGCAAGGTACGGCGAAGTATACGGCGGAGTGTTCACACGCATTTCATTTCCCTTGTATTGCCGACTACGTACGTAAACACGGCAAGCTTGTTTGTCCTGTTTGTAGTTCTATTTGGAAAGATGCTTCTCTCCTTGCTCCTCATAAGAATGCAACTGAGTCTCCCCTCGACGACTCTGTTGTAGTCCAGGAGAAGCGCGTTGTTGTCGCGTCTTCTCCTAGAGCGAAACCGAGGCTAAAGCAAAGTGACTACTCGAGATTTTACGATGATGATGAGCCTTTGCTTTCGCCGAGGTTTGTTCCTATACCTGAAGCTGATGAGAATTGTGGAGGGGAAGAGGACGATGACGTGGCTCAGTTCAAGGGATTTGTGGTTGACCCGAACCCTTCTTTTGCCGTCAAAACTCATGAGATTCCAGCTAGTGGTCGAGATTTTGGAAACGTGCAGGTGAGTTTGTTACCTGAAGCTGCCGTTGTCTCTGTTGGGTGTGGTTACGAGACTCGTGCAGTGGCTCTAACGGTGAAGGCACCGCCCCCTTTAGGAGGCGGGGTAGGACGTAGGCTTTTAGATCCGTCTCAACGTGCGCCTGTGGAtcttgtggttgttgttgaCGTAGGTGGAACAATGAACGGTGCAAAACTTCAGATGGTCAAACGAGCAATGAGGCTTGTGATAGCCTCTCTCGGCTGTGCTGATCGGCTCTCAATCGTTGCCATTGTCACGACTGCTCCAAAGAGACTCCTCCCGCTAAAGAGAATGACGGAGCACGGCAAACGCTCAGCCGGATCCGTGGTTGATGGGTTGCTTTGTGGTCAAGTTTCTAATACAAGCGACGCTTTGAAAAAGGCGTCGAGAGTTCTTGAAGATCGTAGGGAGAGAAACCCAGTAGCGAGCATCGTACTTTTATCGGACGGTCAGGGTCAGTCGAGTAAAGTCCACACAAATCAACGGTCTACAATAGCCCATGTGGGATCAACACGCTTTGCCCACATTGAGATCCCTGTTACTGAGCATGGCTTCGGAGAGAGTGGTGGGTGTAGCAATGCCCCTGCAGAGGAGGCTTTTGCAAAATGCATAGGAGGATTACTTAGTGTAGTGGTTCAAGATCTCAGGATCCAAATTCGAGTTGGATCAGGATCTGGACCATGTGAAATCTCAGCCGTTTATCTATGTAATGGAAGGCCTACGTTGGTGAGTTCTGGTTCCGGGTCAGTCCGGCTTGGGGACCTCTACGcaggggaagagagagagcttctaATGGAGCTTAGGGTCCCGTCAACAGCCACTAGGGCCAACCAAGTTTTGTCAGTTAGAGGTCTTTACAAGGACCCATCGACACAAGAAGTTGTGTATGGACGGGACCAGTCTCTACGCGTTCCCCAAGCCGTtcgatcatcatcttctcctagAATCGAACGGCTTAGAAGCCTCTTCATCGCAACTCGGGCTGTTGCCGAGTCACGGAGGCTCGTGGAGTATGGAGAATGCACAAGCGCACACCACTTGCTTACGTCAGCGCGTGCGTTACTAGGCCATTCAGGAACCGCGGAGGCAGCGGAGTACATAAAAGTCGTGGAGGCAGAGCTTGTAGAAGTCCAGTGGAGAGGACAACAACTAATGGAGTATCAAAGCCAGCACCAGCAGCAACATATCCAACGGCGGAGAGGgagcgagagagagacgaaTAGGACGATGATGCTGATGGATGAAAATGGTGAGCCGTTGACTCCAGCATCAGCGTGGAGAGCGGCTGAGAAGCTGGCTAAGTTGGCTATGATGAAGAAGAGCGACTTGCACGGCTTCGAAAACGCTAGATTTTAA
- the LOC109130478 gene encoding uncharacterized protein LOC109130478: protein MLSQSSGSDANSSRIWDPLCCNCGRTTTLAKSWTNDNPGRRFFKCVVHGFAKWADEQRPYGWQKVSLLEARDEIKVLKESLKVMNVSGSNSISHEEEKKKLESELMASNEREKMLRQIILLSWGGFIVVIAIILVMGKK, encoded by the coding sequence ATGTTGAGCCAAAGTTCAGGGTCTGATGCAAATTCGAGTCGGATTTGGGATCCTCTTTGCTGCAATTGTGGTAGAACTACGACGCTTGCAAAGTCATGGACAAATGACAATCCGGGTAGAAGATTCTTTAAGTGTGTTGTTCATGGCTTTGCTAAATGGGCAGATGAACAAAGGCCATACGGTTGGCAGAAGGTGAGCTTACTGGAGGCTAGAGATGAGATTAAGGTACTCAAAGAATCTCTGAAGGTAATGAATGTGAGTGGTTCCAACAGTATCTCCcatgaggaagagaagaagaagcttgaaagTGAACTAATGGCCTCTAATGAGAGGGAAAAAATGCTTAGACAGATTATCTTATTGTCTTGGGGAGGTTTCATTGTTGTTATTGCTATAATCCTTGTAATGGGAAAGAAGTAG